In Streptomyces liangshanensis, the DNA window AGGCAGGGGCAGGAGACTCCCCGCAGGCCCACCGACCCAGCTCCCCCGATCTGGTCTGTGACGTGCAGTGCGTGTATTGATCGATGTAGTGAATCGATGTAGTGACCTGTGATGACGAACTGGAATTCGGTGAATCGGTGAGGTGAAGCGCTGATGAGCACCACCCGGCAGCCTCCGCCGGGCGACCTCGGCCCCGAGCCGGACGACGCGGGAAACACCTCCGCACCGTCCGACCGGCGGGTACGCGCGCTCGCGCTGTCCGACGCGAGCGGGGTCGTCCCGCTCGCGCGTGACTTCACCCGCCAGGCGCTCCACGACTGGGGCTGGCTCCCCGCGGCGACCGCCGACCGGCGGGCGGCCGCGGAAGACGTCCTGCTGGTCGTCTCCGAGCTGGTCACGAACGCGTGCCTGCACGCCGAAGGACCCGAGGAGCTGCGCGTCTCGACCCACGCGAAGGTGCTGCGCCTGGAGGTCTCGGACCGCGGCGCGGGACAGCCCGAGCCCCGCACCCCGCACCGTGCCGGCCGCCCCGGCGGGCACGGCATGTTCATCGTCCAGCGGCTCTGCCTCGACTGGGGTGTCGTACGGAACCCCGGCGAGACGGGCAAGACGGTCTGGGCGGAGCTGGCGGCCCCGCCCTCGTGAGAGGCCGCCCGCGAAGACGAGAGGCCGCCCCCGAAGGCCCCGCGCTCCTGAGAGATGGACCACAGGCAGAAGCGGAACCTTTCCTTCGCATTCGCGGGTGTCCCGCGGGATCGACTCCCTGACCCGCAGGCACCGGCGATCGCTACCCAAGGCGCGCCCGGCGCGGACTACCATCACCCCATGACCCGTGTACTGCTCGCCGAGGACGACGCATCCATCTCGGAGCCGCTGGCCCGCGCCCTGCGTCGGGAGGGTTACGAGGTCGAGGTCCGCGAAGACGGTCCGACCGCCCTCGACGCCGGCCTCCAAGGTGGGGTCGACCTGGTCGTTCTCGACCTCGGTCTGCCCGGAATGGACGGCCTGGAAGTCGCCCGCAGGCTCCGCGCCGAGGGCCACACCGTGCCGATCCTCGTGCTCACCGCCCGCGCCGACGAGGTGGACACCGTGGTCGGGCTGGACGCCGGCGCCG includes these proteins:
- a CDS encoding ATP-binding protein, with the protein product MSTTRQPPPGDLGPEPDDAGNTSAPSDRRVRALALSDASGVVPLARDFTRQALHDWGWLPAATADRRAAAEDVLLVVSELVTNACLHAEGPEELRVSTHAKVLRLEVSDRGAGQPEPRTPHRAGRPGGHGMFIVQRLCLDWGVVRNPGETGKTVWAELAAPPS